The sequence atcccGTTTAGTTGGcagcactaattcattttcagtcagtataaaaagttgtatagttcacacaaacggaatcggaatgtacatacgtgtacatgtggggaatttatctcttaaaaaaatccgaaattacagtctgtttggcgttCGGGCATGGCATCACAGCAGAATTGCTCAAAAAGTTTCTTAATGTACCAAGCTGGTTGAAATCACGTGTCACGTGCTTCCACAAATCTGATAAGGGTGTCGAGGGCGGTCCATGCTGCAGCTAGGGtaggggtgggtggttcaatttcatcagattcAGTGTCACTCTCGGGATCGCTGTCATTGTTAGGTTTCTCCGGCGCCGGTTTTCTCGTGTCAAGAACTTCATCCACGATAGAATCTTCAGAGTCCGGGTCACACGTAGCAAGGTCCTCGTCCACACAAGCATAGCCCATCAGGGTGATGGGTCGGCCGACAAGATCGCTGAGGGGAATGTCATCTTCGGGATCATCTTCGTTGTCAGCATCGATGACGTCGATGTTTGTGTTACTCACAAACCCTGCATGTCGGAAACAGTTTCTAATTGTTGTTTGTGAAACACTTTCCCATGCCAGCTGAAGGAACCTAAGTGCTTCAAGAACACTGACagttgtttcagttttgttttcaattGCTGCTAGATATTTTGCAGTCACATGCTTCCGATAATGAACCTTCAAGTTGTGTATTATTCCCTGATCCATTGGCTGTGTTTAACTGGTGGTATTGGGGGGCAAAAAGATGAGTTGAATGTTTGTAAGCCCAGTTACGTTTGGATGTGCAGGGCAGTTATCAACAACTAAGACAATTTTGCGAGCATTACGTCGCATTTTCCTGTCCAGCTTACATAACCAATTTCGGAATAAGTCAGAATTCATCCACGCTTTCCTATTCGCATGATATTCAGTTGGCAATTTCTTCACATTTTTGAAACAACGTGGATTTGCAGATTTACCTATTGCAAGAAGTGGAATCTCGATAATCTTTGAGAAATATTTGAGTATGCTGTGATACATCACGAACAAAGAAATTCAGAAGCGCCTGTTTGTCATTGTTAATTTTAACCCTTTGTCAGGCAGTCGAGAGTATGTTTAAttatttgagcttcttttagcaatattctagcaacatcgcggcggggaacaccagagacgggcttcacacattgtgtatagtggagatttatc comes from Haliotis asinina isolate JCU_RB_2024 chromosome 13, JCU_Hal_asi_v2, whole genome shotgun sequence and encodes:
- the LOC137259488 gene encoding tigger transposable element-derived protein 4-like — its product is MDQGIIHNLKVHYRKHVTAKYLAAIENKTETTVSVLEALRFLQLAWESVSQTTIRNCFRHAGFVSNTNIDVIDADNEDDPEDDIPLSDLVGRPITLMGYACVDEDLATCDPDSEDSIVDEVLDTRKPAPEKPNNDSDPESDTESDEIEPPTPTLAAAWTALDTLIRFVEARDT